A single genomic interval of Pelorhabdus rhamnosifermentans harbors:
- a CDS encoding NAD(P)/FAD-dependent oxidoreductase, which produces MHKTADTIVIGGGIIGAATACYLARKGADVLVLEKNAHIGDGGSSRNGGGVRQSGRDPRELPLAMYGIRNLWPSLSDELGIDVEYVQEGNLRLGKTPEHLRILQGLTERSVAAGLDVRMIDGAEAKEICPYLSEEVVGASWCPTDGHANPLVTTLGYYRKARQLGARFITGEKVLQLKKIKGRVRQVVTETGVYEGNNIIVAAGFESREILSSVGIDVPMTRITLEVLVTEAQPQMFGQMLGTAMADFYGHQSKHHGSFVFGGTSGFEHTNKDHGMPVTASISAPCICRGIIKYVPILEDVKIVRTWAGWADISVDGIPVISHVEEVPGLIAACGFTGHGFGIAPIVGLLLSQMASGENPVLDIKEFRYDRFKTKI; this is translated from the coding sequence ATGCATAAAACGGCGGATACGATTGTCATTGGCGGTGGTATTATCGGAGCGGCAACGGCCTGCTATTTAGCGCGTAAAGGTGCGGATGTGCTCGTTTTAGAGAAAAATGCCCATATCGGTGACGGCGGTTCCAGCCGGAATGGGGGCGGCGTCCGCCAGTCCGGGCGTGATCCACGCGAACTGCCGTTGGCCATGTATGGCATCCGGAATTTGTGGCCGTCACTGTCTGATGAGCTTGGGATAGATGTGGAATATGTACAGGAAGGCAATTTGCGGCTTGGAAAAACTCCAGAACATCTCCGGATTTTGCAGGGATTGACAGAACGCAGCGTGGCAGCCGGCTTGGATGTCCGCATGATTGACGGAGCAGAGGCAAAAGAAATTTGCCCGTATCTTTCGGAAGAGGTAGTTGGTGCCAGTTGGTGTCCGACGGACGGACATGCCAATCCGCTAGTGACTACGCTTGGCTATTATCGTAAAGCCCGGCAGCTTGGTGCCCGGTTTATTACTGGGGAAAAGGTGCTGCAGCTTAAGAAAATCAAGGGCAGGGTGCGTCAGGTCGTTACTGAAACTGGGGTATATGAAGGTAATAACATAATTGTAGCGGCTGGCTTTGAGAGTCGTGAAATCCTGTCCAGTGTGGGCATTGATGTGCCAATGACCCGAATTACGCTGGAAGTGCTGGTAACAGAAGCGCAGCCTCAGATGTTCGGGCAAATGCTGGGGACGGCTATGGCCGATTTCTACGGGCATCAGTCCAAGCATCATGGTTCGTTTGTGTTTGGCGGAACATCCGGCTTTGAGCATACCAACAAAGATCATGGCATGCCGGTGACGGCCAGTATTTCGGCACCTTGTATTTGCCGCGGGATTATAAAGTATGTCCCGATCTTGGAGGATGTCAAGATTGTGCGTACGTGGGCCGGCTGGGCGGATATTTCCGTTGACGGTATTCCGGTGATCAGCCATGTCGAAGAGGTGCCGGGGTTGATTGCCGCCTGCGGTTTTACCGGTCATGGCTTTGGCATTGCGCCGATAGTAGGACTTTTGTTGTCACAAATGGCCAGTGGCGAGAACCCGGTGTTGGATATAAAGGAATTTCGCTACGATCGTTTTAAAACAAAAATTTAA
- a CDS encoding DUF6323 family protein: MAFEIMGVYSSLILKQAVAEIEKSNAFTSQFGLTLSHHDAVELVETRELALKSNGRIEFGGGIINKIIKKFCDSPYISMHNYAETLHELTEIFYFYKNETLDLLNDEELLKFMKDSFDGKCQGSIELLAGRELANMARNLRCGYALDYLEKLANDEVDENDEY, encoded by the coding sequence GTGGCATTTGAAATTATGGGTGTATATTCATCGTTGATATTAAAACAGGCAGTAGCGGAAATAGAAAAATCTAATGCTTTTACCAGCCAGTTCGGATTAACTCTGTCCCACCATGATGCTGTTGAACTTGTTGAAACGCGCGAACTTGCTTTGAAGAGTAACGGACGAATCGAATTCGGAGGTGGTATCATCAATAAAATAATCAAGAAATTTTGTGATTCCCCTTATATTTCGATGCACAATTACGCCGAAACACTGCACGAGCTTACCGAAATATTTTATTTTTACAAAAATGAAACGCTAGATTTACTGAATGATGAAGAGTTGTTAAAGTTTATGAAAGACAGCTTTGACGGCAAATGTCAGGGATCAATAGAATTGCTTGCTGGAAGAGAGCTGGCTAATATGGCGCGTAATTTACGCTGCGGTTACGCTTTGGATTATTTGGAAAAATTGGCAAATGATGAGGTGGATGAAAATGACGAATATTGA
- a CDS encoding tagaturonate reductase encodes MKNVSELYKRTPRPIKVMQFGEGNFLRAFVDYGIDVANEELGFNSNVAIIVPIPNKPAGFAKQDNIYTVCLRGQKDGKPYKENRVVTCVEKVLGAYEDYEEFMALAHLDTLEFIVSNTTEAGIVFESGDKLEDCPPKTYPAKLTKFLYERYTFYQGAADKALTMLPVELIEKNGENLKKCVSQYADLWHLEGGFKTWLERDCIFAGTLVDRIVTGYPRQEAADLCQELGYEDELLDKAEPFGLWVIGDARVAEKLKVSSSKWDVEFTDQLEIFKERKVRILNGAHTSMVLGAYLAGMDYVGQCMADPVIRTQLDQSVFGEIVPTVHMPQEKAEAFAKAVFERFENPFVKHALLSISLNSISKWRARVLPSFKDSLAKTGKLPKWLTYSFAALLAFYGTEKAGDNCLIGERGTDTYEIHDDADKLEFIRQHAGLSTAEYAKAVMSQVNFWGEDLTTIAGFADAVIAHLDHMAEVGAKTHIEELGKQA; translated from the coding sequence ATGAAAAATGTAAGTGAATTATATAAAAGAACGCCCCGTCCGATCAAAGTGATGCAGTTTGGGGAAGGAAATTTTCTGCGTGCTTTTGTCGATTACGGCATTGATGTTGCCAATGAAGAATTGGGCTTTAACAGCAATGTGGCCATCATCGTTCCGATTCCGAATAAGCCGGCTGGTTTTGCCAAACAGGACAACATCTACACGGTATGCCTGCGCGGCCAGAAAGATGGCAAGCCGTACAAGGAAAACCGCGTTGTCACCTGCGTGGAAAAAGTCTTGGGCGCTTACGAAGACTATGAAGAATTCATGGCTCTGGCTCATCTTGACACGCTCGAATTCATCGTTTCTAACACGACCGAAGCCGGTATTGTTTTTGAAAGTGGCGACAAGCTGGAAGACTGCCCGCCGAAGACCTACCCGGCTAAATTGACGAAGTTTTTATATGAACGGTACACATTCTATCAGGGTGCGGCAGACAAGGCGTTGACCATGCTGCCAGTCGAACTGATTGAAAAGAACGGCGAAAATCTGAAAAAATGCGTTTCCCAGTATGCCGATCTGTGGCACCTGGAAGGCGGCTTCAAAACCTGGTTGGAAAGGGACTGCATCTTTGCCGGCACTCTCGTAGACCGGATCGTTACAGGCTATCCCCGTCAGGAGGCTGCTGATCTGTGCCAGGAACTAGGCTACGAAGATGAACTCCTGGATAAAGCCGAACCGTTCGGACTCTGGGTTATTGGCGATGCGCGCGTAGCGGAAAAGCTTAAGGTTTCTTCATCTAAATGGGATGTTGAATTTACGGATCAGTTGGAAATCTTCAAAGAACGGAAAGTACGTATTTTGAACGGTGCTCATACGTCTATGGTGCTTGGCGCCTACCTGGCAGGGATGGATTATGTTGGCCAGTGTATGGCGGATCCGGTCATCCGTACGCAGCTCGATCAGTCCGTATTCGGCGAAATTGTGCCGACGGTCCACATGCCGCAGGAAAAAGCGGAAGCATTTGCTAAAGCAGTATTCGAACGGTTTGAAAATCCGTTTGTTAAACATGCGCTTCTGTCCATTTCTTTGAACTCTATCTCTAAGTGGCGGGCTCGCGTACTGCCGAGCTTTAAGGACAGTCTTGCCAAAACGGGCAAACTGCCAAAATGGCTGACCTATTCTTTTGCTGCACTCCTGGCCTTCTATGGCACGGAAAAAGCCGGCGACAACTGTCTTATCGGCGAACGCGGCACGGATACCTATGAAATCCATGACGATGCGGATAAACTGGAATTTATTCGCCAGCATGCCGGTCTGTCCACGGCAGAATATGCTAAGGCCGTTATGAGCCAGGTCAATTTCTGGGGTGAAGACCTGACAACGATCGCCGGCTTTGCCGATGCTGTCATCGCGCATCTCGACCATATGGCCGAAGTAGGTGCCAAAACACACATTGAAGAACTTGGCAAACAAGCCTGA
- a CDS encoding CatA-like O-acetyltransferase → MKTDFHAIDLEKWPRAQTYNYFTETVSTLIYSINVTMDVAILRNTLKSKDLKFFPAYLYLVTRAIRRQQEFLMAIQDDMLGYWDCRTPFYPILHDDDKTITFLWTEYDENFEVFYKNYLSDMAQHGKIHGIMSSKGAPPSNNYIIACVPWFTFNSLSMHLQNAKNYYAPLFEAGGFTETNGITTMPLSITVNHAAVDGYHLKVLLEELQRTMNHPEEWL, encoded by the coding sequence ATGAAGACAGATTTTCACGCAATTGACCTGGAAAAATGGCCAAGAGCACAAACATATAATTATTTTACAGAAACAGTATCAACGCTTATTTATTCTATCAACGTAACAATGGACGTCGCAATCCTTAGAAATACATTAAAAAGCAAAGACTTGAAATTTTTTCCTGCATATCTTTACCTGGTGACCAGAGCTATTAGAAGACAACAAGAATTCCTTATGGCAATTCAAGATGATATGTTAGGATATTGGGATTGTCGAACTCCCTTTTATCCGATATTGCATGATGATGATAAAACAATAACATTTCTTTGGACAGAGTATGATGAAAATTTTGAGGTGTTTTATAAAAATTATCTTTCAGATATGGCACAGCATGGAAAAATTCATGGTATTATGTCATCAAAGGGAGCGCCACCTTCTAACAACTATATCATAGCTTGTGTTCCGTGGTTTACCTTTAATAGTTTATCTATGCATTTGCAAAATGCAAAGAATTATTATGCACCACTTTTTGAAGCCGGCGGATTTACTGAAACGAATGGTATAACTACGATGCCTTTGTCTATTACAGTTAATCATGCTGCAGTGGATGGCTACCATCTAAAGGTACTTTTAGAGGAATTGCAAAGAACAATGAACCATCCTGAAGAGTGGCTGTAA
- a CDS encoding APC family permease, with amino-acid sequence MTTQSNLKGILNTKDMVIYGLVFMIPLAPAAMYGTYLGPSSGMVALCYLIGMVAMLFTGLSYRIMSKKYPFAGSVYLYVQKSLSPHLGFLTGWSILLDYFLMPATVVIIGSSFGNSLIPDIPLWAWSLFFILFSTITNILGVEWLSKCSWVLFVLQILVLIAFVICTIQVLVNHTIHFNTISLYNPDGFQISGVLQATGIVILSYLGFDAISTLAEEAIHPEKTVGRAIIWSILISGIIFFLTTFLAGMVYPDYQTLNPDTAFLDVVNFVGGKWLTTFTTIILITSFGMATCQTSHAAVARILFAMGRDGVLPKAMGRVSVKFQTPYVAIAFVGAIITPISLLCSLDTIATMVSFGALVGFIMLNFSIIWKFYIKDRKLRSEKSAAWKYLLLPLIGLAVTMGIFVNLDMEAHIVGFSWLAFGIGYLFLVTRGFSNPVPQMELG; translated from the coding sequence ATGACCACACAATCAAATCTAAAAGGTATTCTGAATACGAAAGATATGGTTATTTATGGTTTAGTCTTTATGATCCCACTGGCACCGGCGGCAATGTATGGCACCTATCTTGGCCCATCTAGTGGGATGGTGGCTCTCTGCTATTTAATTGGGATGGTGGCGATGTTATTTACAGGATTAAGTTATCGTATAATGTCCAAAAAGTATCCGTTTGCGGGTTCGGTTTATCTTTATGTACAAAAAAGTTTGTCTCCTCATCTTGGCTTTTTGACCGGATGGTCCATTTTATTAGATTATTTTTTAATGCCTGCAACGGTTGTTATTATTGGCAGCTCATTTGGAAATTCCCTGATTCCGGATATTCCTCTTTGGGCTTGGTCACTGTTTTTTATTTTGTTCAGTACAATTACGAATATTTTGGGGGTCGAATGGCTGTCCAAGTGCAGTTGGGTCTTATTTGTACTGCAAATATTGGTTTTAATTGCATTTGTTATTTGTACTATTCAAGTGCTTGTTAATCATACTATTCACTTTAACACAATTTCACTTTATAATCCTGATGGGTTCCAAATTTCTGGTGTTTTACAGGCCACAGGGATTGTTATTTTGAGTTATCTTGGCTTTGACGCTATCAGCACCCTTGCAGAGGAGGCAATTCATCCGGAGAAAACGGTTGGACGTGCTATTATTTGGTCCATTTTAATAAGTGGCATCATTTTTTTTCTGACTACTTTTCTTGCAGGAATGGTCTATCCGGATTATCAGACTTTAAATCCAGATACTGCATTTCTGGATGTTGTCAATTTTGTTGGTGGCAAGTGGCTTACAACCTTTACTACGATTATTTTAATTACATCTTTTGGTATGGCAACTTGTCAAACCTCTCATGCAGCGGTAGCCAGGATATTGTTCGCAATGGGGCGCGATGGTGTGTTACCTAAAGCAATGGGGCGTGTCAGTGTAAAGTTTCAGACTCCCTATGTGGCAATAGCGTTTGTCGGGGCAATTATTACTCCTATCTCATTGCTTTGTTCACTGGACACGATTGCTACCATGGTTAGTTTTGGGGCATTGGTTGGATTTATTATGCTCAATTTTTCGATCATATGGAAATTTTATATCAAGGATAGGAAACTGCGTAGTGAAAAATCGGCTGCTTGGAAATATTTATTGTTACCGTTGATTGGACTCGCTGTTACTATGGGGATTTTTGTTAATCTTGATATGGAAGCGCATATAGTCGGTTTTTCCTGGCTTGCATTTGGCATTGGTTACTTATTTTTGGTTACCAGAGGCTTTAGTAATCCAGTACCTCAGATGGAATTAGGATAA
- a CDS encoding sigma 54-interacting transcriptional regulator, whose product MNSILFVAPFGELAGLAETVIKKMGLSIQVIVASNESAVTAVKSYPEKTILISRGGTAYDLRKLPERTVVEVSASFSDILPTLEEAIFSGYKKIGIVTNDNIIDNIVKDFSFDSVSVWHRPCKNHAEIRNMIAKLHDEGVQYIIGCHQAVKKAQELHLANAYINSGKLSIVKAINEALKIEQTKKMAQFQMERVNAVINNIQEGIIIFEQNHEPVFFNTLANNVFNEESKDDWYERILNQSPNFGESKLITIGDNKVLMKGIPLDINDNKNDVFIFQEVSNIEKQEREVRLSTYHKGFYAKAHFSNIFTASLRMKSILERAEKFAKTDSNVLIYGDTGTGKEGIAQSIHNASRRAAQPFVSVNCASLPPGLVESELFGYVDGAFTGARRSGKPGLFEMAHQGTIFLDEIGELPLDIQGRLLRVLQEKEVMRIGDDKIIPLDIRVICATNKNLHTLTKEGKFRYDLYYRINVLRIKLPSLKERREDILPLLEFYLQQFSHHEKRIHITPAAREKFLQYQWPGNIRELKNVAEVLAFDNADITPRQLDDLLENDEIQETSVMDSDNDTITFSADMSFKDMEKEILAQLMEKHTPEEVCARLGISRVTLWRKTNGVQKRKI is encoded by the coding sequence ATGAATTCAATACTCTTTGTAGCTCCTTTTGGAGAATTAGCAGGACTGGCTGAAACAGTGATCAAGAAAATGGGACTGTCTATACAAGTTATTGTTGCCTCCAATGAAAGCGCAGTTACTGCCGTTAAGTCCTATCCTGAAAAAACGATATTGATCAGCCGCGGTGGCACAGCTTATGACCTGAGAAAATTGCCGGAACGGACCGTCGTAGAAGTAAGTGCTTCTTTTAGCGATATACTGCCTACGTTGGAAGAAGCCATATTTTCCGGTTATAAAAAGATTGGCATCGTGACCAATGATAACATCATCGATAACATCGTAAAGGACTTTTCTTTTGACAGTGTGAGCGTATGGCATCGGCCATGTAAAAATCATGCGGAGATACGGAATATGATTGCTAAACTGCATGATGAGGGTGTTCAGTATATTATTGGATGCCATCAGGCTGTGAAAAAGGCGCAGGAATTACACTTGGCAAACGCCTATATCAACTCCGGTAAATTGTCTATCGTGAAGGCAATTAACGAGGCCTTGAAAATCGAGCAGACAAAAAAAATGGCGCAATTCCAAATGGAACGTGTGAATGCTGTTATCAACAATATTCAAGAAGGCATTATTATTTTTGAACAAAATCATGAACCGGTATTTTTCAATACGCTGGCTAATAACGTATTTAATGAAGAATCCAAAGATGACTGGTATGAACGGATATTGAATCAGTCTCCGAATTTTGGCGAGAGCAAACTGATAACGATAGGGGATAATAAGGTATTAATGAAAGGCATTCCTTTGGATATCAATGATAATAAGAACGATGTGTTTATTTTTCAGGAAGTTAGTAATATAGAGAAACAGGAACGTGAGGTTCGGTTATCAACATATCACAAAGGATTCTATGCTAAAGCCCATTTTAGCAATATCTTTACAGCTTCGCTTAGAATGAAATCAATTCTCGAACGGGCGGAAAAATTTGCCAAGACTGATTCCAATGTGCTGATTTATGGCGATACGGGCACCGGAAAGGAAGGTATTGCCCAAAGTATTCATAATGCGAGCCGACGGGCTGCTCAGCCTTTTGTTTCTGTCAATTGTGCTTCTTTACCGCCAGGCCTTGTTGAAAGCGAATTATTCGGGTATGTTGACGGAGCTTTTACGGGAGCTCGCCGCTCCGGCAAACCTGGGCTCTTTGAAATGGCCCATCAGGGAACGATTTTTCTCGATGAGATTGGCGAATTGCCCTTAGATATTCAGGGACGACTACTACGGGTGTTGCAGGAAAAAGAAGTCATGCGTATTGGCGATGATAAGATCATTCCTCTCGACATACGGGTTATATGTGCGACAAATAAAAATTTGCATACATTGACGAAGGAAGGAAAATTCCGGTATGATCTGTATTACCGTATCAATGTACTGCGCATCAAGCTGCCGTCGTTGAAGGAGCGTCGCGAAGACATCTTGCCCCTTCTCGAATTTTATCTTCAGCAATTCAGTCATCATGAGAAACGTATTCACATCACGCCTGCAGCGAGAGAAAAATTTTTGCAATATCAATGGCCTGGTAATATACGTGAATTGAAAAATGTGGCAGAGGTACTTGCTTTTGATAATGCCGACATTACTCCCCGGCAATTAGACGATTTGCTGGAGAATGACGAAATACAAGAAACATCTGTTATGGATAGCGACAATGATACCATTACCTTTTCAGCCGATATGTCTTTTAAAGATATGGAAAAAGAAATATTGGCCCAGCTCATGGAAAAACATACTCCGGAAGAAGTCTGCGCCAGGCTGGGCATCAGCCGGGTGACCTTATGGCGTAAAACAAATGGTGTTCAGAAAAGAAAAATATGA
- a CDS encoding helix-turn-helix domain-containing protein produces the protein MREQLDFIKTIQPYFVMETSRFTQFVLGQYGISHFYEYAADRNGLDRVVVPDGCIDIIFSYGRNVLDSDVCGTVLEYRRMTRKASQVYFGVRFFSGFCPPLIDGRFKEFVGREVSLQEVIKEPALLVNMVTARNFSSRIQTFMKVYQNFAVKPTDSSMERLLQAATAMIYKSHGEIRIKELEERTGYTARYINKLFDEEIGINPKKLCLIIKFQRLLTALHSPKVGTIAKLAAEHGYFDQAYLIKEFSRYTNMTPKQYFRMIHDSGYNERVITIGGVAG, from the coding sequence ATGCGAGAACAGCTGGACTTTATCAAAACCATTCAGCCATACTTTGTTATGGAAACATCCCGCTTTACTCAATTTGTGCTGGGGCAGTATGGTATTTCCCATTTTTATGAGTATGCAGCCGATCGGAATGGTCTGGATAGAGTGGTTGTTCCTGATGGCTGCATAGATATTATTTTTTCTTATGGCCGAAATGTTCTTGATTCCGACGTCTGCGGCACTGTACTGGAATATCGGCGGATGACAAGGAAAGCGTCTCAGGTTTATTTTGGCGTACGTTTTTTTTCGGGCTTTTGTCCACCGCTTATTGATGGCCGGTTTAAAGAGTTTGTGGGACGTGAAGTTAGTTTGCAAGAGGTTATAAAAGAACCAGCATTACTGGTAAATATGGTTACAGCGCGTAATTTTTCATCCCGCATTCAGACCTTTATGAAAGTTTATCAAAACTTTGCAGTAAAACCTACAGATAGCAGCATGGAAAGGCTGCTGCAGGCTGCAACAGCCATGATTTACAAATCGCACGGTGAAATCCGCATTAAAGAGTTGGAGGAACGCACGGGTTATACCGCGCGCTACATCAACAAACTATTTGATGAAGAAATTGGAATCAATCCTAAGAAACTTTGTCTGATTATTAAATTCCAGCGTCTATTGACGGCTTTGCATTCTCCGAAAGTTGGGACGATTGCTAAACTTGCAGCAGAGCATGGTTATTTTGATCAAGCGTACTTAATTAAGGAGTTTAGCAGATACACAAATATGACGCCGAAACAGTACTTTAGAATGATTCATGATTCGGGCTATAATGAGCGCGTAATCACCATCGGCGGCGTTGCAGGCTGA
- a CDS encoding (2Fe-2S)-binding protein, producing MPKMQDRSRNIGAFVPAGDDDLLICRCEEITKGEIRRAVHDGMFTLTEIRRYLRTGMGLCQGQTCGRLVKGIVARELGISPAELEPAVSRVPMRPIEMKVFGSETEAEGHA from the coding sequence ATGCCTAAGATGCAGGATAGGTCGCGGAATATTGGCGCATTTGTGCCAGCAGGCGATGATGATTTGCTGATTTGCCGTTGTGAAGAAATTACTAAGGGGGAAATCCGGCGTGCCGTGCATGACGGCATGTTTACTTTGACGGAAATTCGGCGGTATTTGCGTACTGGCATGGGGCTTTGCCAGGGACAGACCTGCGGCAGGCTCGTCAAGGGTATTGTAGCCAGAGAACTAGGGATATCTCCGGCGGAACTGGAGCCGGCTGTTTCCCGGGTACCCATGCGCCCCATAGAAATGAAGGTATTCGGCAGTGAAACGGAGGCGGAGGGGCATGCATAA
- a CDS encoding DUF6179 domain-containing protein, producing MTNIEKQHIINENNLSAEFYFTSLLQETFACGILSESNIEKIQTQCLEFLSFKSERYNGGESSSIRVEVAENIMKSNLYTIGLYLKSWPDADRAVSALKTVTIPEMYQKGREIIDDKLQAAKHSYKLAQDNKLYTINYTYNATINDSGIGIFFKEYNPDYEAHEFPASIDYQLCNPVTDLVGVEFIEKYLENLFLENEFCNNFAAEDIHHLLCGYDEGYQDLLINIFEHVLTAALGCLLARHNVVKLDISTDEIQLLYNELSTYNDHSLALAVYKASEQVFEELNITSPSLRRYIEKSLPQITSNIAQAIKTNNLHKVFVSPFNPDLKPRIKFSSGVKMADEDYRNLIDELLLCRYSPDKLGLIKERVKSFDDLEDILFDAHLSGEEINLVFSVLEDVEIAALVSRHPFISDIQAVDLSEAEQSLRLYLKNYIDRLPPDRQEQVFEIMARLEESIV from the coding sequence ATGACGAATATTGAAAAGCAACATATTATTAACGAAAATAATCTGAGCGCTGAATTCTATTTTACTTCACTTCTGCAAGAGACCTTTGCCTGTGGAATTTTATCTGAATCCAATATCGAAAAGATCCAGACGCAATGCCTGGAATTTTTGTCATTTAAAAGTGAGAGATACAACGGCGGTGAAAGTAGTTCGATAAGGGTGGAAGTTGCCGAAAACATTATGAAATCCAACCTTTACACTATCGGATTGTACTTAAAATCCTGGCCCGATGCTGACCGTGCTGTCAGTGCACTTAAAACTGTAACGATCCCTGAAATGTATCAAAAAGGCCGGGAAATCATCGATGACAAACTTCAAGCCGCAAAGCACAGCTATAAACTAGCTCAAGATAATAAACTGTACACCATAAACTATACCTATAATGCAACAATTAACGATAGTGGTATTGGAATCTTTTTTAAAGAATATAATCCAGATTATGAAGCTCACGAGTTTCCTGCATCCATTGATTATCAACTTTGTAATCCTGTTACTGATTTGGTGGGAGTTGAGTTTATTGAAAAATATCTTGAAAACTTATTTCTAGAAAATGAATTTTGCAATAATTTTGCAGCAGAGGATATCCATCATCTGCTTTGTGGATATGATGAGGGATATCAGGATTTGCTGATTAATATCTTTGAGCATGTTTTGACGGCAGCATTGGGCTGCTTGCTTGCTCGCCATAACGTGGTAAAATTAGATATTTCTACGGATGAAATTCAACTTCTGTATAATGAGTTGTCAACGTATAATGATCATTCACTGGCTTTGGCGGTTTATAAGGCTTCTGAGCAAGTATTCGAAGAACTTAATATTACAAGTCCTTCACTTCGGAGGTACATCGAAAAAAGCCTGCCCCAAATCACATCGAATATCGCGCAGGCAATCAAGACGAATAATCTTCACAAAGTCTTTGTATCTCCGTTCAATCCAGACTTAAAGCCCAGAATTAAGTTTTCATCCGGAGTGAAGATGGCCGATGAAGACTACCGGAATTTGATTGACGAATTGTTATTATGCCGATATTCACCGGATAAACTGGGGCTTATAAAGGAAAGAGTAAAATCCTTCGATGATTTGGAAGATATATTGTTTGATGCACACTTAAGCGGAGAAGAAATCAATTTGGTGTTTAGTGTTCTTGAAGATGTTGAGATTGCCGCACTCGTTAGCAGGCACCCATTCATATCGGATATTCAAGCGGTGGATTTGTCCGAAGCTGAACAGTCATTAAGGTTATATCTAAAAAACTATATTGACCGGCTTCCTCCCGATAGGCAAGAACAGGTTTTTGAAATAATGGCTCGTCTCGAAGAATCCATAGTTTAG
- a CDS encoding zinc-binding alcohol dehydrogenase family protein: MKTIIINHPGEVEIIETEKPSAKPGEALLKVLYGGICGSDLGTYRGTFAYADYPRIPGHEFSAEIIEIGPNDKGLKPGMIVTCNPYFNCTKCYSCQRGLLNCCEHNETLGAQRDGAFSEYITMSVERIYDGKGLPAKTLALIEPFCISYHGVSRAHIKQGDKVLVIGAGTIGVLAAVAAKSKGGEVYIADIAPQKVEYAVKTFGLAGGIFNDSTDNFVQKCMDTIHGNGFDVAIEAVGMPGTFQNCIDVAAFGGKIVLIGVGKKNLDFNFTLLQKKELNVFGSRNALKEDFLELIDLVKNGTVDLQKIITNTYKFDDAAKAFEEFDKNAANMLKVMIEF; encoded by the coding sequence ATGAAAACAATCATCATCAACCATCCTGGTGAGGTGGAAATTATAGAAACGGAAAAGCCGTCTGCCAAACCGGGTGAAGCCTTGCTAAAGGTATTGTATGGCGGCATTTGTGGCAGTGATTTGGGAACCTATCGTGGAACCTTTGCGTATGCCGATTATCCCCGTATTCCCGGTCATGAATTTTCTGCAGAAATTATTGAAATTGGCCCCAATGACAAGGGATTAAAGCCAGGAATGATCGTTACGTGCAATCCCTATTTTAATTGCACGAAATGCTATTCTTGCCAGCGGGGGCTGTTGAACTGCTGCGAACATAATGAAACGCTGGGGGCGCAGCGGGACGGGGCATTTTCCGAATATATTACTATGTCGGTTGAACGAATCTATGACGGCAAAGGATTGCCTGCGAAAACGTTGGCATTGATTGAACCATTCTGTATTAGCTATCATGGCGTAAGTCGTGCTCACATCAAACAAGGGGACAAAGTCCTTGTTATCGGTGCTGGAACAATCGGCGTGCTGGCAGCGGTGGCGGCCAAATCCAAAGGAGGCGAAGTGTACATTGCCGATATTGCTCCCCAGAAAGTGGAGTATGCGGTCAAAACGTTCGGCTTGGCTGGCGGAATCTTTAATGATTCAACCGACAACTTCGTACAAAAATGCATGGATACGATCCATGGAAACGGGTTTGATGTAGCCATTGAAGCGGTCGGTATGCCCGGGACTTTCCAGAACTGCATTGATGTGGCGGCTTTTGGCGGTAAAATAGTTCTTATCGGCGTAGGCAAAAAAAATCTCGATTTTAACTTTACGTTGTTGCAGAAGAAGGAATTGAATGTATTTGGCTCCCGCAATGCACTGAAAGAGGATTTCCTGGAATTAATCGACTTGGTCAAAAACGGTACCGTTGATTTGCAAAAAATTATTACAAATACCTACAAGTTTGACGATGCGGCTAAGGCTTTTGAGGAGTTTGATAAAAACGCAGCGAACATGTTGAAGGTAATGATTGAATTTTAG